From a region of the Dissulfurirhabdus thermomarina genome:
- a CDS encoding thiamine biosynthesis protein: MATGIVLFSGGLDSILACRLLMEQGVRVTALRFITPFFGHGIKGGEAAEAERVRRAYGIELRVEDVSVPYLELVKAPPHGYGRYMNPCIDCKIFMIREALARLEPLGADFVATGEVVGQRPMSQRRDTLRHIEKAAGAEGRLLRPLCARRLPPTRPELEGLVDRERLLGIAGRGRKEQMALATRYGIRDYPTPAGGCVLADPILSRRFRRLFDLWPDFGVADAVRAQLGRQFLLPGGSWLLVGRNRDENARILALAGPEDLTLRLADRPGPLGLLARRGEAADEELAARILCRYARGGGGRVRVRGGGGPDRVVVVADPLPGAEIEALRV, encoded by the coding sequence GTGGCAACGGGGATCGTCCTCTTCTCCGGGGGCCTCGACAGCATCCTCGCCTGCCGCCTCCTCATGGAGCAGGGGGTGCGGGTGACGGCGCTCCGGTTCATCACCCCCTTCTTCGGCCACGGGATAAAGGGCGGAGAGGCGGCCGAGGCCGAGCGGGTCCGCCGGGCCTACGGGATCGAGCTCCGGGTGGAGGACGTCTCCGTGCCCTACCTCGAGCTGGTCAAGGCCCCGCCCCACGGCTACGGCCGGTACATGAACCCCTGCATCGACTGCAAGATCTTCATGATCCGGGAGGCCCTGGCCCGCCTCGAGCCCCTCGGCGCCGACTTCGTGGCCACCGGCGAGGTGGTGGGCCAAAGGCCCATGTCCCAGCGGCGGGACACCCTGCGCCACATCGAGAAGGCCGCGGGGGCCGAGGGGCGGCTGCTCCGCCCCCTCTGCGCCCGGCGGCTTCCGCCCACCCGCCCCGAGCTGGAGGGGTTGGTGGACCGGGAGCGCCTTCTGGGGATCGCCGGCCGGGGCCGGAAGGAGCAGATGGCCCTGGCGACGCGCTACGGCATCCGCGACTATCCCACCCCCGCCGGGGGGTGCGTGCTGGCGGACCCCATCCTCTCGCGCCGGTTCCGGCGGCTCTTCGACCTCTGGCCGGACTTCGGGGTGGCGGACGCCGTGCGGGCCCAGCTGGGGCGGCAGTTCCTGCTCCCCGGCGGGTCCTGGCTGCTGGTGGGGCGGAACCGGGACGAGAACGCCCGGATCCTCGCCCTGGCGGGGCCCGAGGATCTCACCCTCCGCCTCGCCGACCGCCCGGGGCCCCTGGGGCTGCTGGCGCGGCGGGGCGAGGCGGCCGACGAGGAGCTGGCCGCCCGGATCCTGTGCCGCTACGCCCGGGGCGGCGGCGGCCGGGTCCGTGTCCGGGGGGGCGGCGGGCCGGACCGGGTGGTCGTGGTGGCCGATCCGCTGCCGGGGGCCGAGATCGAGGCCCTCCGGGTCTGA
- a CDS encoding M48 family metallopeptidase has translation MDFFERQDRARRRTAVLVILFAAAVILTVAAANLAVFLAARWSGDLPPAGGAGWLERPWWLVVTAATLAVILGGTLRRHIQLRSGGRGLAALVGARRVEHGGATPAERRLSNVVEEMAIAAGLPAPELYVLDGEPGINAFVAGFTPSASVLVVTRGALDTLTRDELQGVVAHEFSHILNGDMRINLRLVSVLAGILAMGQMGRAMLRGGTSTRSRRRIRIHAGGFWILAALALYLAGAVGVFFGRLIKAAIARQRELLADAAAVQFTRNPAGIVGALLKIEAAEAGSRLRNLHAEEMSHMCFGETLKAARARFLATHPTVPERVRALDPSGRVRGAIRVRPAAEDGREAGGRPASPEAVVGRAGDLSPVALAFAVRFREGLPPAVRRAARTFPGARALVYALVRSGETAGGQETSPLTAREDAPVARLAHRLAPAVRELGPAARLPLLDLALPALRRMPEGDRRAFLETVDALVREDGRLTLFEFVLQVVLERRLRPEAWEREPAALGTLDPVLGEAAALLSLLAHAGGGPEASAAAYRRGLARLTGADIPQTPRSACSLAGLRRHLEALARLAPPLRRRVLEACAECVMADGTLRPREGELLRAVAEALDVPIPPHQPAAAA, from the coding sequence ATGGACTTCTTCGAGCGCCAGGACCGGGCCCGCCGGCGGACGGCGGTCCTGGTGATCCTGTTCGCGGCGGCGGTGATCCTCACCGTGGCCGCGGCCAACCTGGCCGTCTTCCTGGCGGCGCGGTGGTCGGGCGACCTCCCCCCGGCGGGCGGAGCGGGCTGGCTGGAGCGCCCCTGGTGGCTCGTCGTCACCGCCGCCACGCTGGCGGTGATCCTCGGCGGGACCCTGCGCCGCCACATCCAGCTCCGGAGCGGGGGGCGGGGGCTGGCCGCCCTCGTCGGCGCCCGCCGCGTGGAACACGGCGGCGCCACCCCGGCGGAACGCCGCCTCTCCAACGTGGTGGAGGAGATGGCCATCGCGGCCGGCCTCCCCGCCCCCGAGCTCTACGTCCTCGACGGCGAACCGGGCATCAACGCCTTCGTGGCGGGGTTCACCCCGTCGGCCTCGGTCCTGGTGGTGACGCGGGGCGCCCTGGACACCCTCACCCGGGACGAGCTCCAGGGCGTGGTGGCCCACGAGTTCAGCCATATCCTGAACGGCGACATGCGGATCAACCTCCGCCTCGTCTCGGTGCTCGCCGGCATCCTCGCCATGGGCCAGATGGGCCGGGCCATGCTGCGGGGCGGGACCAGCACCCGCTCCAGGCGGCGGATCCGAATCCACGCCGGCGGGTTCTGGATCCTGGCGGCCCTGGCCCTCTACCTGGCGGGGGCCGTGGGGGTCTTCTTCGGCCGCCTGATCAAGGCCGCCATCGCCCGGCAGCGGGAGCTCTTGGCCGACGCCGCCGCCGTCCAGTTCACCCGGAACCCGGCGGGCATCGTCGGGGCCCTGCTCAAGATCGAGGCCGCCGAGGCCGGCAGCCGCCTCCGGAACCTCCACGCCGAGGAGATGAGCCACATGTGCTTCGGGGAGACCCTGAAGGCGGCCCGGGCCCGGTTCCTGGCCACCCACCCCACGGTGCCGGAACGGGTACGGGCCCTGGACCCCTCGGGCCGGGTGCGGGGGGCGATCCGGGTCCGCCCGGCGGCCGAGGACGGGCGGGAGGCCGGCGGCCGGCCGGCCTCCCCCGAGGCGGTGGTGGGCCGCGCCGGGGACCTGTCGCCGGTGGCCCTCGCCTTCGCCGTCCGGTTCCGTGAGGGGCTCCCCCCGGCCGTCCGGCGCGCCGCCCGGACCTTCCCGGGGGCCCGGGCCCTGGTCTACGCCTTGGTGCGCTCGGGGGAAACAGCGGGAGGACAGGAGACCTCGCCCCTCACGGCCCGGGAAGACGCCCCGGTGGCCCGCCTGGCCCACCGGCTCGCCCCCGCGGTGCGGGAGCTGGGCCCCGCCGCCCGCCTGCCCCTCCTGGACCTCGCCCTCCCGGCCCTCCGGCGCATGCCGGAGGGCGACCGGCGGGCCTTCCTGGAGACCGTGGACGCCCTGGTCCGGGAGGACGGACGCCTCACCCTCTTCGAGTTCGTGCTCCAGGTGGTGCTGGAACGCCGCCTCCGGCCGGAGGCATGGGAGCGGGAACCGGCGGCCCTCGGCACCCTCGACCCGGTGCTGGGCGAGGCGGCCGCCCTCCTCTCCCTGCTGGCCCACGCCGGGGGCGGGCCTGAGGCCTCCGCCGCCGCCTACCGGCGGGGGCTGGCCCGCCTCACCGGCGCGGACATCCCCCAGACCCCCCGCTCGGCCTGCTCGCTGGCCGGCCTGCGCCGCCACCTCGAGGCCCTGGCCCGCCTCGCGCCGCCCCTCCGCCGCCGGGTCCTCGAGGCCTGCGCCGAGTGCGTCATGGCCGACGGGACGCTCCGCCCGCGGGAGGGGGAACTCCTCCGGGCGGTGGCCGAGGCCCTGGACGTCCCCATCCCGCCGCACCAACCCGCCGCGGCGGCCTGA
- a CDS encoding LemA family protein gives MIDYVFLGLLLLALAYPVAVYNRLVALRNRFRNAFAQIDVQLERRYDLIPNLVETAKAYMKHERETLEAVIQARDRAAAAGRAASRRPEDAAAVRSLMGADSALTASLGRLFAVAENYPDLKANQTMGQLMEELSSTENKVAFARQAFNDAVMTYNTYLEQFPHNVVGGSAGFRPAQPFEVEEREVRRPVRVAFD, from the coding sequence ATGATCGACTACGTGTTCCTCGGGCTCCTGCTCCTCGCACTGGCCTACCCCGTCGCCGTCTACAACCGGCTGGTGGCCCTTCGGAACCGGTTCCGGAACGCCTTCGCCCAGATCGACGTGCAGCTCGAGCGCCGCTACGACCTCATCCCCAACCTGGTGGAGACCGCCAAGGCCTATATGAAGCACGAGCGGGAGACCCTCGAGGCCGTCATCCAGGCCCGGGACCGGGCGGCTGCGGCGGGCCGGGCGGCCTCGCGCCGCCCCGAGGACGCGGCGGCCGTCCGTTCCCTCATGGGCGCCGACTCGGCCCTCACCGCCTCCCTGGGCCGACTCTTCGCCGTGGCCGAGAACTACCCCGACCTCAAGGCCAACCAGACCATGGGGCAGCTCATGGAGGAACTGTCCTCCACCGAGAACAAGGTGGCCTTCGCCCGCCAGGCCTTCAACGACGCCGTCATGACCTACAACACCTACCTCGAGCAGTTTCCCCACAACGTGGTGGGCGGCTCCGCGGGCTTCCGCCCGGCGCAGCCCTTCGAGGTGGAGGAGCGGGAAGTGCGCCGGCCCGTCCGGGTCGCCTTCGACTAG